The Nicotiana tabacum cultivar K326 chromosome 5, ASM71507v2, whole genome shotgun sequence sequence GAAGACCTGGACATACTTTTTTTTTCCTCCTTCCTCAAGCTCGAAACCAACAGGTCTCCCTGCCGCCTTCACATGCTCAACACCCCTTCTAAACCTCCaaatagaaaaaattattttagctaAATTCCCATCTGGGTCTCTGTCAAATTTGCAAATTCTGTATCTGCTTTTGTTCCCTGGAAACCCCAAAATTCTATTTTTGAGAATTAAATCTTTTACATTTATCAATTTTTGCTAGGATTGACAGCAATTGAAAGAATTTTTATGATTAGTTGGTTGGAATGGTGAATAATTTGGAGGAAGGCGGAAAGAATCCATCAGAAGTTTCTAGAAGGTCATGGGGGCCCACTACTACTGTTTCGGGTCAATCGGTTTCAACCAGTGGCAGTGTTGGGTCTCCATCGGCCGTGGCAACTCCTGGGAGTGAGAACACTTTCGTTAGGCTAAACAACCTTGATATTCATGCTGATGATGCTGCATCTCAAGGGGCTGCTGCGTgagtcttttttttccttctgttTAATTGTATCGTTATTTATTGCTTTGTTTCTATAAAGAAAAATGTCGTGTTTGTTGCTTAATTGTTATTAAGAAAAATGATAGTGTCTTTATCGCATGTACTTTATGAAGATAGAACTCTACTTAGTGCAGAGGCTtatccaacatataaatattcTGTATGTATGTAGAAAATTCAAAGAAAGAATACAACAACTATGACGCATTCAGtttggctatatgaatcctcagtGACCAcagcggatccagaatttaaactTTGGGTTCAAACTTTCAGATTTTTAGCATTGAATCCATTATGCTTTTAAAGTTACGAGTTCATACCTGCTATTTGTTGCAAGCTTAGCGGAATTTTACATTTAAGTTTATGCTCCACGTTGAAAGGACCGGGTTCAATGAACCCAATAGCGTAACTGCGGATCCGCCCCTGACTAGCCACATTATCCATTTAAACTCATCTACAATGAAGCTTGTGTGAGCTTGCGCATATTGCAGTCTCAAGTCTGGATAAAAGAGGAGGATCGTGGTGGACTGACAGCTAACGTAAAACTAGCAAAATTCATGATGAATCCTCACATtagaaaatttaaagaaaaatgtttACAATATTTTATTTGATGAAGTAAAGTGGGAAAATGTTAAAGATATTTATAGTGGCGCACCGCGTTTAAATCACGGATTCACCTAGCATTCTGTCATTCTCACTAGTTTGTTTGATAGGTAAAATAAGTACTTTTCTAGAGGAGCTATTGTAAATTGTAGGTACCTGCCACCTGGTGGAATAGTTGAAGTGCGTGCGAGCTAGCCAGGATACCACCATCATAAAAAAACTATAGTAAATTGCTGAACCTTTAATTAGCGGAACTTGCATTAACTAATTTTCTTGAGTTTAAGAAGCATGGACATGGCTTAAAGACTGAGCTAAGGAATGACGTGGACACGTGGAAGTTGATAATGCTAAAACATTATGAGAAATACATGGGAAAAAGTAATAGATATAGGTGTCAAAAAGTTTATAGGAATTCATCGCATAGTGATAGAGGATATGACATTCGACTTCGTAGCATTGGATCTGTGACCATGCAAGCCTCGTGCTATTGGGTTGTTGCAGACAGTTATTTTTATGTAAACCTGTTAGAGTATTTGCTATTAAGGTGGTGGTCCTACTGTGTTTGGCAAAATTTGGCCTTTATATTGTCTAAGAAACAATAAATGTTCATTGTTGTGGTTTAGGCATCATAGGTGGTGATGTTACACGCTTACATTGTTcttcttattttgatgatttgcTAGATTACAGTGTCATTATGTGGTTAAACATGGAAATCGCAAATGAGTTGCTAAAATGTATGCCTTTTTCTCTCAGAATAATGATTCCTTACATTTACTTAAGCTTTACTTACCAGAAGTTCTTATTAGtaacaggaaaaagaaaagaggtcAGCGTGCAACAGGAGGGGACAAGAGTGGTAGAGGACTCAGACAGTTTAGCATGAAAGGTTTTTGCTTTAAATCAGTTTTCATCTTCTTTTGTGTATTACTTTGTATAAATGTCTAAACTTTTCCAGCGGTTGGATTGCTTTTATCTCACACATCATTTGTTTCTTGTGCGTTGCAAGCATCTCTTGCTTGAGCTCTGGTATCAGAGCTTCCTACTAATAACTAAGTTATTACTTTTTCCTACAGTTTGTGAGAAAGTGGAAAGCAAAGGAAGAACTACTTACAATGAGGTCAGTTGGCTTGAGAAAATTCATAATGTTACTCAATGTTAGatgattttttaaaaaactatGATATTTCCTTTCATCTGTATCTTTGTTTCACAAATGCATGCTATGATTCAGTAAACCCAATTTAATAGTTGTTGTCCCTATTCTATTATATATTCTTTTTCCCTTCTAGTCTGTATGATGTGTTTGTGGATGTCCAAATTAGATTTTTCATTATGATGACTCTGATGTATGATGATGTTTAGTATCTGGTTCTGACAGCACCTGTTGCAAATTGAGCAAACTACAAAAAGGATATGCTAAACTTCTATATCTATTTTTAGATGACATTTTTTATCTGAAACTTCCATCCTTTCTAAATTGTATCATGCTAGGATCTTTTTACTAGTGTAATATCATGCTATCATCATATGAAAGTCGGACTTAGTCCCATATTGATTCTTGAGACAATCTGTGGTATCAAAAGACCCCATCTCTAAGACTTCTTAACTGAGAAACGTGCCATGTTAGGTGGAGGTACTGTAGTCTGTATGTCaagtttctttcttttggttGATATAATAGGGCATTTTGGAGGTTCAATGGTCCTGTGTTTTTTTAACCCTGAAAACATTGTGTCCTTTTTCCTTGTTTGCTTTTTGACACTTCACTTTTCTTTTTGTAAGGCTTTTTATTCTGCTACAGCAAATGATAGGAGATGTTATCTTTGTAATGTACAATAGAATTAATAGTAACTTTTGCTAAATTTCAAAAAAGGGTGCAAGTAGTTAAATCTCAGTCATTGAAAAGTTGACTAAGTAGTGAATAAATGGGTGGATGGCCCTGTTTCCCGTATTGGCAGCTTGTCACTTAAGAGAAGCTTGTTTTCTAGAATTTTCATTGTTTTGTGTGCCTCTATCCTAGTTCCACTTTCTGGCAGTCGGTTATCTCTACATCACGCGATTGATGGAATACTACTACAACAATAACAACGCCTTAGTCCCAAATAAGTTGTGGTCAGACTTGATTGATGgaatgcttttttttttctttttttctgtgAGAATGTTTGTAATTTGTTGACCAGAGGGACAATCTAGTTAATTGCTATTGGGTGTGCATGCCTGGCACGCGTTGGTGTCTGAAGACATTTGCTTGGGAAGGAAAGTGGTTCCCTATCATGTGATGTTGAGATGTGGAGTTGAGATCCTTTTGTCGCTTATGAGAGAACTTCAGATTTCCTAATTAATGATTTTAACCTCCTCCAATTACCTTCCTATCTCTAATATCTTTGAAGTAAGATGtactccctccgtcccaatttatgtgtcATACCTTCCTTTTTAGAACGTCCCAAAAAGAATACTTCCTTATTttgaaacaatttaactttaaattcctactttagccttaataaaataatttgcgGCCACACAAATATATATGGCTTGTTTTAGACCACAGatttcaaaagtcttcctttcttaaactccgtgccaaGTCAAACACCACCTCATAAAATTGGGACGGAGGTAGTACTGGTTATTACTCTGGGATGTTTCATTAAATGGCTTTTGGGTAAAATAATATCTCACAAGAGCATAGAATTTATGGTCTTTCTTCTGTAAAACTATTGATGAGGTTGTTTTGTGTTCAGGATTAATATTATTCCTAATCATTCTCATTGCTTGAGCATTAAGAGGTGGATTATCTGTTCTGCGCATTGAATTTATCAAATAATAGTGCAAGCCTTTTCTTGATAAATTTACTATCAAAGTTATCAGTTATTCTTCAAGAAGTTGCTGCATAGACTTCATCTCAGGGAAAAAAAAGATCTTAGGGAAAGTAACTCTTGACTTCATAATATCTTCCTTGGGACAAGCCATTTGGCTGCATCAGACAATACGAGGGTAGTTATACTTCTGTTGGCTTCTACTGACGTATTTGCACTATGGTTGTGAAACTTGTATTTTTTATAGTTTACCACGGCTGATTTCTGCTTTCTTCATTCTCCTGTGTTGAACGATTTGTTTTTCAAGGGATTTCTAAACTCAGAAGTTAATGTCTTGGGCAGGTTGCAGATGAACTTGTAGCTGAGTTTTCTGATCCTACCAATGGTCATGAATCTTCAGATCAGGTTTATCTCTATTCTCCTGGCTCATAAAATTTTGAACGTCCTTGTTTTCAACAATGAAATCAGTTTGAACCTTTTATGGTTGACAGCGACAATATGATGAGAAAAACATCAGACGACGAGTCTACGATGCTCTGAACGTACTTATGGCTATGGATATCATTTCCAAAGATAAAAAGGAAATACAGTGGAAGGGTTTACCACGAACTGATGCAAATGATATTGAGGAGCTAAAGGTTTGATTTTAAATTTGTCTATTTCGTATTTAcccctctttctctttcttctttttatcaaATTGGACAAGCCATCAATTTTGGCACACATCTGTTCATCTAATGTTCAATTTAATCTCATATTTATTTTAACTGCAGGCCGAGCGTCTTAGCTTGAGAAATAGGATTGAAAAGAAAGCAGCCTATTTAGAAGAACTAGAAGAACAAGTATGAATTCTCTATGAGCACTATCTTAGTTCAATGCTGATGATAAGTTTGATAGTCTTTCACTATGCTGATATGCAATGATATCTTTGTTTGTATTCCTTATTCTTCTTTTTACTAAAGCGTTTTCCTTTGGAAAGTATGTAGGGCTTCAAAACCTCATAAAACGCAATAAGCAGTTATATGGCTCAGGCAATGCTCCTAGTGGTGGTGTGGCTTTACCATTTATTCTAGTGCAGGTAAATGCTCAACAATCATCTATTGTTGTTATTGGTCATTGTatagcaaataaataaatatctgATGATACAAGTCATTGCATTCTTTAATATGTCATCTCGTGATTTCTTTTGTTGGAAATAGTTTAAGGCTACAAGTGAGGCAAGTAAGCTTGTGGCAACCTAAGCTGTCCTCCAACTTGTCTTAGCTGCACTTGAGCTTAAGTAAATCCCAGCAATTGATTGCTCTTCATCTACATCATTAAAACCCTTACTAATTAAAATTGGAAGGATAACTTTTTTATAAGGATGAGAAGACATTATGACCAGATATAGAATACCTCTGGTctctgaaagagaagaaaagaagagagggTTTCCCTATTTGTAATTTCTTTTCCCAAGATCACGCCCGTATGCACGCACAGAAAACATGTAGAATGTATCCAATAAGATTAGTTTAGTTAATGAAACTGTTTAAAGAGTTATAAAATTAGTCTTAAATGAGTAGAGTTTTTGTCCGTCAAGAAGAATAAGCACCTATCCAGACAATTTTGATTAAAGCTTGGGAGGAAGATGAGCCGAGGGtcatcggaaacagcctctctatctctataaggtaggggtaaggtctgcgtacacactactctccccagaccccatttacgggatcaaactgggtttgttgttgttgttgttttcttgGGAGGAAGATGAGCTTCTGTTTATATTCTTACATATTGAGTTTACAGTCACAAATTATTTAAAAGTAGAAGGAAAATAAAAACTTTTGTAGTTAAGTTAGATCCATGATATCCATGTTCTATTCTATTAGTTTCATTTCTGTGTATTTGCAGGCCTCATTTTGACTTGGCAACTAGTAATAGGCTCAATAGAAGTTTTGGGATTTAACAAGTTAGTTTCGTCTTTTTTAGGAATACAAAGGAAATAAAAGCATTGAAAACAGGCTCCATATAACTTGTGTTGATAGAGTGTGGTAGGACTTCCTTTTATGGAAAATAGTGTTCTCAGATGACTAAATAATGAAGTGGACGTTTACTGCAAAAGTAGAGATTAGAAAGCCTGGTACTTCTGTGAGATTTTGTTTATGAATTGATCAGTCACTTGTCCAATACCCATCCTGAACTTATGATGGAGCTTTTCGAATagcactttattttcttttactaAACTTGGGCTCATGATGGTTAATGCTCATGCTGGAATTGCGTTTTCCAATCTGTGAAACCTTAGCTGCGCTTATGGGCATGGGTGGAGCTAAGGAGCTAAAAGGTTACGTACGGGTTTGGCTGAACCCAACAGCTTTAGTCCCAGCCCTGTATTTGTATAAGAAATTCACTATGTATGTACAAAAGTTAAATTCAGAACCCATCTACTAACACTTGATATCACTATCTTAGAATTTAGAACTCATATAGTTCAAATCCTAACTCCGCCGCTGCTTATTATGTTCTACTTTTGAATCTAGTACAAAGGACTGAAGGAGGCATCTGTCCCCAATATTCAACTTTTCCCCTTTGCACATTTTTGGTTAAGCCCCTATCTTATTGCCATGCACAAAAAGGAAATCATAATGTTGGGAATATGGCACCTTTGCTTTTTTGCCAATGCTATCATGCATCGTATTATATCTTGCGTGCATATGTAAATTCCAACAATAGAATCGAAAAGAAGATATGGATTATAGTGTTCCTGTCTTAGCATTTTGTTGTTTTCATGCTTTTTATGTTTCTTTTGGTGCTGTAGACTCGGCCTCATGCTACAGTCGAAGTGGAAATATCAGAAGATATGCAGCTAGTGCATTTCGACTTCAACAGGTTAGTATCCTCTGAATGTGTGGGCTATTTTGAGTTCAATGAGAGTGTGGATGACTCGGCTGAGTCATATAAACAAGATATACATACTTCTGACACCAACTTGAAGTAATAAACTTTTGACTTACCAAAAGAAGAAAATTATTCGGTCAGTTCTGGGTGGCTTGAGCTCATACGTTTCTTACAATGTCAAATCCTGTCTTATCCATTAGTTCGACTGATTATGGTTTATCAATCTCAGCACACCATTCGAGCTGCATGATGATAATTATGTCCTCAAAGCAATGAAATTTTGCGGAAGGCAAAAGACTGATGTTGTTGCACAGAATATATCTGCTGATGGAGCTGAAGGTTCCAGTTCCAGTTTGGCCAACATGTTCCAGCATCAAATCTCTCATACATCAGTGTCAAACACACCCGGTAGGCGTCCAACTCCAACCTCACCTCCTCTCCCTGGAATACTAAAGGCCCGCATCAAGCATGAGCATTAGTCTGCTGGCTTCTTTCTTGATCAATTACTAAACTCATTATCTCATCATACCTGTATATTAAGTAGTAGAATTTATTAACTGGAAGCATGCTCCTCCGTCCATTGATACTTCTGTAGCTCCTTGTGTTCTTATCTGGAGAGCAGTATTAGTATTagatttttgttttttgctttgTTAACATTTAGTGGATCTCCAGTTATGATGACTTCTTTGGTATCTGTTATTTGCTTTATCAAATTAATTTCTTTTCTAGCAAATGAgtcataataatatatatatgggTTGGGTTTTAAACGGGAAGCCTGTACCTGCACTTTCATTTAACTGTTTTCAGAACACAAAGCCCCCAAGGGCACACAAGGGTGTGACGAGAAATTTTATTTTGGGTGAGACTCACCCAACAATGACAAGTGTGTTTAATTTGTGGGGTGAAATTGGATTAGTTTAAATAAATGGGTTTGAGAACCATACCATTGCACCCAGTGACCGAAGTCagaaattttaaaatttgatattttataaatatacaatgtaatttttcggCAAAATTGACCACCCTTAAGGGAATGTAGCTTCGCCCGTGGCTGCACCCATAGTTTGCTTGTTATCATGCTAGGAATTGACCACCCCTTAAGGGAATGTAGCTTTGCCCGCGGCTGCGCCCATAGTTTGCTTACGTAATTAATACAAAGACAACAAATTCGCCCGTGGCTGCACCCATAGTTTGCTTACGTAATTAATACAAAGACGACAAACTTAATTAACATAATACTTACGTATAACTTTTCAtttgattgattgatttttttatatattggaGAGAGAAGGTAAAGCTTACGTGAAAACCTTTTATTTTCCTTAGTTCCATCGTTACTGGAGTACTAATAATATCTTGGAAAATGAAAGCACCCTAGTACAACATATATAATGAGAATGTGGCACAAGGGGGCCATATATTTCACATATAATATATTTTCATGTTAGTTGTTCCACAAATGAGGGGGCCTCCCAGCATTTAGGTCAATGTCGTGTCTGAACAAAATCCTTGTATTTTTTTCTAAAATGTCAAGGCACGTGCGATGTAATAGTCTTCTTTCTTTATCATATAAGTTTCAATCCACAGCCAAAGCCCAAAGACTCTTTATCAAATCTCATTCTCc is a genomic window containing:
- the LOC107770785 gene encoding transcription factor-like protein DPB isoform X1, giving the protein MVNNLEEGGKNPSEVSRRSWGPTTTVSGQSVSTSGSVGSPSAVATPGSENTFVRLNNLDIHADDAASQGAAANRKKKRGQRATGGDKSGRGLRQFSMKVCEKVESKGRTTYNEVADELVAEFSDPTNGHESSDQRQYDEKNIRRRVYDALNVLMAMDIISKDKKEIQWKGLPRTDANDIEELKAERLSLRNRIEKKAAYLEELEEQYVGLQNLIKRNKQLYGSGNAPSGGVALPFILVQTRPHATVEVEISEDMQLVHFDFNSTPFELHDDNYVLKAMKFCGRQKTDVVAQNISADGAEGSSSSLANMFQHQISHTSVSNTPGRRPTPTSPPLPGILKARIKHEH
- the LOC107770785 gene encoding transcription factor-like protein DPB isoform X2, with amino-acid sequence MVNNLEEGGKNPSEVSRRSWGPTTTVSGQSVSTSGSVGSPSAVATPGSENTFVRLNNLDIHADDAASQGAAAKKKRGQRATGGDKSGRGLRQFSMKVCEKVESKGRTTYNEVADELVAEFSDPTNGHESSDQRQYDEKNIRRRVYDALNVLMAMDIISKDKKEIQWKGLPRTDANDIEELKAERLSLRNRIEKKAAYLEELEEQYVGLQNLIKRNKQLYGSGNAPSGGVALPFILVQTRPHATVEVEISEDMQLVHFDFNSTPFELHDDNYVLKAMKFCGRQKTDVVAQNISADGAEGSSSSLANMFQHQISHTSVSNTPGRRPTPTSPPLPGILKARIKHEH